Within Alkaliphilus flagellatus, the genomic segment ACGGGACAAGCACCCGCACACTTAGGTTCCTTACATTGTTTACATGTTTCAGGTGTCATAAGGAAGTTTCCAAAATAACCATCTTCACTACGATAATTATCTGTCATTTCTTTTCCATAGTTAAAGCTTCTACTTATTTTCACCCTTGAAATAAGAGGATGAATCTTACCGTCATTTGCTACTGTACAAACCATTTCACATCTTTGACATCCAGTACATTTATTCCTCTCAGCAATAAGTATCCCTTTAGCAGTTACAAAAGCGGAAGCACTTCCAACATCTGAATTAGAACATCCTAGTAAATTTAGTACAGAAGCAGTAACAGTTATACCTACTATTCCTTTTCCACTAACTTTTAAAAATTCTCGTCTAGTTCTCAATTTCTCTAAAAAATCTTCAATTTCTCTTTCAAACATAATAACTCTCCCTCCTAAATAAATATTTGTTAATGTACGTCATATTTTCTTCTTTATTGCTTTATAAATAGATTAGTGCTAGCGAATTTATCTTTAATTTGTTAAATAACAAACTTTTTTGAAAGATAAATGCCTACAAAAACAATTTTAGATTAGTAAAAAATCAGCAACACTAAAAAACGCTAACAAAAGCATTAATTCTAGATAACTATGCATCATTTTCACTAATCTACTTTACAAAAGGGGAGGCATACTCGTTTCCAAGTGTACCTATCGGTCTAAAACCTTAGATCTTTATCCTTAGGTAATTAGACTCGTAGATAATGTTTCGTATATTTAATTTTTTTAATACAGCACAATACATAAACTTTACTTA encodes:
- a CDS encoding ferredoxin-like protein, which produces MFEREIEDFLEKLRTRREFLKVSGKGIVGITVTASVLNLLGCSNSDVGSASAFVTAKGILIAERNKCTGCQRCEMVCTVANDGKIHPLISRVKISRSFNYGKEMTDNYRSEDGYFGNFLMTPETCKQCKEPKCAGACPVEAISLNEKLGAWTVDESKCVGCGACAEACPWHMPTIDPEDKKSTKCILCGACAENCITGALKIMPWEEVTAMFTRKGYRFS